A genomic stretch from Primulina huaijiensis isolate GDHJ02 chromosome 14, ASM1229523v2, whole genome shotgun sequence includes:
- the LOC140956795 gene encoding carbamoyl phosphate synthase arginine-specific large chain, chloroplastic-like, translating into MNHCAHQCKNALYNLVQANPSTPVRKLSPHLFPQTKVALKKSSTSLYLSSRHLTLNSAKTQATGVKNGDGSSNGGILEGEKGVGKRTDIKKILILGAGPIVIGQACEFDYSGTQACKALREEGYKVILINSNPATIMTDPDMADRTYIEPLTPDLVEQVLEKERPDALLPTMGGQTALNLAVALAESGALEKYGVELIGAKLDAIKKAEDRDLFKQAMKNIGLKTPPSGTGTTLEECIDIANLIGEFPLIIRPAFTLGGTGGGIAYNREEFEAICKSGLAASVTSQVLVEKSLLGWKEYELEVMRDLADNVVIICSIENIDPMGVHTGDSITVAPAQTLTDKEYQRLRDYSIAIIREIGVECGGSNVQFAVNPEDGEVMVVEMNPRVSRSSALASKATGFPIAKMAAKLSVGYSLDQIPNDITKKTPASFEPSIDYVVTKIPRFAFEKFPGSEPILTTQMKSVGESMAVGRTFQESFQKAVRSLECGYFGWGCAQVKELDWDWEIIKYSLRVPSPDRIHSIYAAMKRGMKVDDIHELSYIDKWFLTQLQELVDVEQYLLARNLSQMTVDDFWEVKKRGFSDKQIAYAIKSTEKEVRSKRLSFGVKPVYKRVDTCAAEFEADTPYMYSSYEFECESAPSQRKKVLILGGGPNRIGQGIEFDYCCCHTSFALQDADYETIMMNSNPETVSTDYDTSDRLYFEPLTVEDVLNVIDLEGPDGIIVQFGGQTPLKLALPIQHYLDEHKPKCRSGAGFVSIWGTSPDSIDAAEDRERFNTILKELQIEQPKGGIAKSEKDALAIAADIGYPVVVRPSYVLGGRAMEIVYNDEKLVTYLETAVEVDPERPVLVDKYLSDAIEIDVDSLADSYGNVVIGGIMEHIEQAGVHSGDSACLLPTKTVSSSCLETIRNWTTKLAKRLNVIGLMNCQYAITASGEVFLLEANPRASRTVPFVSKAIGHPLAKYAALVMSGKTLQDLQFTKEVIPKHVSVKEAVLPFEKFQGADVILGPEMRSTGEVMGIYYEYSIAFAKALIAAGQKPPLSGTLFLSLNDLTKSHLATIARAFLELGFKIVATSGTAHVLDSDGFPVERVLKMHEGRPHAGDMIANRQIQMMVITSSGDDLDQIDGRRLRRMALAYKIPIITTVAGALATAEAIKSLKSSKIEMLALQDYFNIDNETERSSTLQSISSHS; encoded by the exons ATGAATCATTGTGCACATCAATGTAAAAATGCTCTATATAACCTGGTTCAAGCCAATCCAAGTACACCCGTACGAAAGCTTTCCCCCCACCTTTTCCCCCAGACAAAAGTAGCATTAAAGAAGAGTTCAACAAGTCTCTACCTGTCATCTCGCCACTTGACCTTAAATTCTGCAAAAACTCAGGCTACTGGTGTAAAAAATGGTGATGGTTCATCAAATGGAGGGATTCTTGAAGGTGAAAAAGGTGTGGGCAAAAGAACAGACATAAAGAAGATCCTGATCTTGGGAGCGGGGCCTATTGTGATAGGTCAGGCTTGCGAGTTTGATTACTCAGGCACGCAAGCCTGCAAGGCTCTTAGAGAAGAGGGATATAAGGTGATCCTTATTAATTCAAATCCGGCCACTATAATGACTGACCCTGACATGGCAGACAGGACTTACATCGAGCCATTGACACCAGACTTGGTTGAGCAAGTGCTAGAAAAGGAGAGACCTGATGCTTTGTTGCCCACTATGGGTGGTCAGACGGCACTTAATCTTGCTGTGGCGCTGGCAGAGAGTGGTGCTCTTGAGAAGTATGGTGTGGAGTTAATTGGTGCAAAGCTTGATGCAATCAAGAAGGCAGAGGATAGGGATTTGTTTAAGCAGGCTATGAAGAATATTGGACTTAAGACGCCTCCTTCAGGGACTGGGACTACACTTGAGGAATGCATCGATATTGCCAACTTAATTGGGGAGTTCCCCTTGATTATCCGGCCTGCATTCACCTTAGGTGGGACAGGAGGTGGGATTGCTTATAACAGGGAAGAATTCGAGGCCATATGTAAGTCAGGGCTCGCTGCTAGTGTGACATCTCAGGTTTTGGTTGAGAAGTCCTTGTTGGGGTGGAAAGAGTATGAGCTTGAGGTTATGAGAGATTTAGCAGATAATGTGGTGATTATTTGCTCGATTGAAAATATCGATCCAATGGGAGTTCACACTGGGGACTCCATCACTGTGGCCCCTGCACAAACCTTGACAGATAAGGAGTACCAGCGACTCAGAGATTATTCTATTGCTATTATTAGGGAAATTGGAGTTGAATGTGGTGGTTCTAATGTTCAATTTGCTGTTAATCCTGAAGACGGAGAGGTAATGGTGGTTGAGATGAATCCTAGAGTTTCAAGATCATCAGCTTTGGCATCAAAAGCAACTGGTTTCCCTATAGCCAAGATGGCTGCCAAGTTATCGGTCGGTTACTCATTGGATCAGATTCCTAATGATATCACAAAGAAAACACCAGCAAGTTTTGAGCCTTCCATAGACTATGTTGTTACTAAG ATACCTAGGTTTGCATTTGAGAAATTTCCTGGATCAGAGCCAATTCTAACAACCCAGATGAAGTCTGTTGGTGAATCGATGGCAGTGGGCCGAACATTCCAAGAATCTTTTCAAAAAGCTGTGCGATCACTAGAATGTGGGTATTTTGGATGGGGTTGTGCACAAGTCAAGGAACTTGACTGGGATTGGGAGATAATAAAATACAGTTTACGGGTGCCCAGCCCAGATCGCATCCATTCCATTTATGCTGCAATGAAGAGGGGAATGAAGGTGGATGATATCCATGAATTGAGTTACATTGATAAATGGTTCCTCACTCAGCTTCAAGAACTTGTAGATGTGGAACAGTATCTTTTGGCTCGGAATTTGTCACAAATGACTGTTGATGACTTCTGGGAAGTGAAGAAAAGAGGGTTTAGTGATAAACAGATTGCTTACGCCATAAAGTCTACCGAGAAAGAAGTTCGATCAAAGAGATTATCTTTTGGGGTTAAACCAGTATACAAAAGAGTCGATACATGTGCTGCAGAGTTTGAAGCTGATACCCCTTACATGTATTCATCCTATGAGTTTGAGTGTGAATCAGCTCCCTCTCAAAGGAAAAAGGTTTTGATTTTAGGTGGAGGACCAAATCGGATAGGACAAGGGATTGAGTTTGATTATTGCTGCTGCCATACGTCATTTGCCCTTCAG GATGCAGACTATGAAACAATCATGATGAATTCAAACCCAGAAACAGTATCGACAGATTACGACACCAGTGATCGGCTCTACTTTGAACCTCTCACTGTGGAGGATGTTCTCAATGTCATCGACTTGGAAGGACCTGATGGCATTATCGTCCAATTTGGCGGTCAAACTCCTCTAAAATTGGCTCTTCCTATTCAGCATTATTTAGATGAGCACAAGCCGAAGTGTCGAAGTGGTGCTGGATTTGTTAGCATCTGGGGCACATCCCCTGATTCTATCGATGCTGCTGAGGATAGGGAGAGATTTAATACAATTTTGAAGGAATTACAGATAGAGCAGCCAAAGGGAGGAATTGCGAAGAGTGAAAAAGATGCACTAGCTATTGCGGCAGACATTGGCTACCCTGTTGTTGTTCGACCTTCCTATGTTTTAGGGGGTAGGGCAATGGAAATTGTTTACAATGATGAAAAACTTGTAACTTATCTTGAAACTGCTGTTGAGGTGGATCCCGAGCGTCCCGTTCTTGTTGACAAATACTTATCTGATGCTATAGAGATTGATGTCGATTCACTCGCTGACTCATATGGTAACGTAGTGATTGGTGGAATAATGGAGCACATTGAGCAGGCAGGAGTCCATTCCGGGGATTCAGCATGCTTGCTTCCCACAAAAACTGTGTCATCTTCATGCTTAGAAACAATTAGAAACTGGACAACAAAATTGGCGAAGCGGTTGAATGTGATTGGACTCATGAACTGTCAGTATGCAATTACGGCTTCAGGGGAAGTTTTCTTGCTCGAGGCTAACCCTCGTGCATCTAGGACAGTTCCTTTTGTATCCAAGGCCATTGGTCATCCACTGGCTAAATATGCTGCTCTCGTTATGTCAGGGAAAACTCTCCAGGACTTGCAGTTCACAAAAGAGGTTATCCCAAAGCATGTGTCTGTTAAAGAAGCCGTTCTTCCATTTGAGAAATTCCAAGGAGCTGATGTTATTCTAGGTCCGGAGATGCGTAGTACTGGTGAAGTTATGGGCATCTACTACGAGTACTCAATCGCATTTGCGAAGGCTTTAATTGCTGCTGGACAGAAGCCACCTCTTTCTGGTACCCTCTTTCTCAGCTTAAACGACTTAACCAAGTCCCATCTTGCAACAATTGCCCGTGCCTTTCTTGAACTTGGTTTCAAGATTGTTGCGACTTCTGGCACAGCCCATGTCCTCGATTCCGATGGTTTTCCAGTCGAGCGAGTGTTGAAGATGCACGAGGGACGGCCTCATGCTGGTGATATGATTGCTAACAGGCAAATTCAGATGATGGTGATCACAAGTTCGGGTGATGATCTCGACCAAATTGACGGAAGACGGCTGCGAAGGATGGCTCTGGCTTACAAGATTCCTATAATAACTACTGTTGCTGGAGCTTTGGCTACTGCTGAAGccattaaaagtttaaaaagcaGCAAGATTGAGATGTTAGCTCTGCAAGATTACTTCAACATTGACAACGAAACAGAGAGAAGCAGTACATTACAGTCAATTTCATCTCATTCTTAA